A window of the Nitrospirota bacterium genome harbors these coding sequences:
- the mtgA gene encoding monofunctional biosynthetic peptidoglycan transglycosylase has translation MMRRFWVRLGLAVALVVLALAADTFRRAPSLSGFNSTNPKRTHWMAVREKQARKAGRTWRVTQSWVPLRQVSRPARHAVLAAEDAAFYSHEGFDFHEIKEAMERDWKKKKWARGASTISQQLAKNLWLSPRKSIWRKAEEAILTIRLERSLTKDRILELYLNVAEWGPGVFGIEAASKRYLGKSSSDLSAEDGALLAAMLPNPFRLQPDKNPRGVSKRQEIILQRMRRLRWLPAPKPSEEMPAVEEPVAVEPPVVDTEAEEEIDAEVEEAEEVPPEIPELGVPGNGTEGAEPPQSEASPPEPPTSPDPKEEATQAEDSAP, from the coding sequence ATGATGCGGCGTTTTTGGGTTCGCCTCGGCTTGGCTGTTGCGCTCGTCGTTCTCGCGCTGGCAGCCGATACGTTCAGGCGCGCGCCGAGCCTGTCCGGTTTCAATTCGACGAACCCGAAAAGAACGCATTGGATGGCGGTGCGCGAGAAGCAGGCCCGGAAGGCCGGACGGACATGGAGGGTGACGCAATCCTGGGTTCCCTTGCGGCAGGTGTCGCGACCGGCGCGGCACGCCGTGCTCGCCGCGGAGGATGCCGCGTTCTACAGCCACGAGGGATTCGATTTTCACGAAATAAAGGAAGCGATGGAAAGGGATTGGAAAAAGAAGAAATGGGCGCGCGGGGCGAGCACGATCTCCCAACAACTGGCCAAGAATCTCTGGCTCAGCCCGCGGAAGTCCATCTGGCGCAAGGCCGAGGAGGCGATTCTCACTATTCGACTGGAGCGGTCGCTCACGAAAGATCGGATCCTGGAGTTGTACCTGAACGTGGCGGAGTGGGGGCCGGGAGTATTCGGGATAGAGGCCGCGTCGAAGCGCTACCTTGGGAAATCCAGTTCGGACCTGTCAGCGGAAGACGGCGCGCTGCTCGCCGCCATGCTGCCGAATCCCTTCCGGTTGCAGCCGGACAAAAATCCGCGGGGAGTGTCGAAGCGGCAGGAGATTATCCTCCAGCGGATGCGCCGCCTCCGCTGGCTGCCGGCGCCCAAACCATCGGAGGAGATGCCCGCGGTTGAAGAACCCGTTGCCGTGGAGCCGCCGGTGGTCGATACCGAAGCGGAGGAGGAGATCGATGCGGAGGTCGAGGAGGCGGAGGAGGTCCCGCCTGAAATTCCTGAGCTTGGAGTGCCAGGGAATGGGACTGAGGGCGCTGAGCCGCCGCAATCGGAAGCGAGTCCGCCGGAGCCGCCAACCTCTCCCGACCCAAAGGAAGAGGCCACCCAAGCTGAGGACTCAGCCCCCTGA
- a CDS encoding sodium:calcium antiporter, whose amino-acid sequence MKNNRSTILLMLFLGAVSVAWLGVRFAGIHLPTPWNALFPGAAIVCAAFMLSWCTELAELDLPRSVAVILLALVAVLPEYAVDIYFAWQAGKNPQYVPYTLANMSGGNQLLIGLGWTSVVIFFCLKTRRRAVRVEPGYRLEMFFLLAATVYSFILPLKRTLSLWDSAVFIAMFAAYVRLAMKAEHEEPDLIGPAAMLAQLPRGLRRLFTYGGFVFAALVILFSAEPFAEGLLEMGRHAGIDEFILVQWLAPLASESPEFIVAILFAARGKPQLGLGALISSKINQWTLLVGMLPIAYSASIGAPSALHLDDRQIAELTVTSAQSFFAMTILADLSFGLWEAVLVAVIFLSHLPFTSETGRYIYAGAYLLFSMNMIIAKSENRAGIRAMWSHARETWRLK is encoded by the coding sequence GTGAAAAACAATCGATCGACCATCCTGCTCATGCTCTTCCTGGGAGCCGTGAGTGTCGCATGGTTGGGCGTACGCTTCGCGGGCATACACCTCCCCACGCCGTGGAACGCCCTCTTTCCCGGAGCCGCCATTGTTTGCGCGGCGTTCATGCTTTCGTGGTGCACCGAACTGGCCGAGCTGGACCTGCCCCGATCGGTGGCAGTGATCCTCCTCGCCCTGGTGGCCGTTCTTCCGGAATATGCGGTGGACATTTATTTTGCGTGGCAGGCGGGAAAGAACCCGCAATACGTGCCCTACACTCTAGCGAACATGAGCGGCGGGAATCAACTCCTGATCGGGCTCGGGTGGACGTCTGTCGTGATCTTCTTCTGCCTCAAGACCCGGCGCCGCGCCGTCAGGGTCGAGCCCGGCTATCGGCTGGAGATGTTCTTTCTCCTTGCCGCCACGGTCTACTCGTTCATCCTCCCCCTCAAACGCACACTCTCCCTGTGGGACTCCGCGGTGTTCATCGCGATGTTCGCGGCCTACGTCCGCCTCGCCATGAAGGCGGAGCACGAGGAGCCCGATCTTATCGGTCCAGCCGCCATGCTCGCCCAGCTCCCGCGCGGATTGCGGAGACTCTTTACGTACGGTGGATTCGTGTTTGCCGCCCTCGTCATCCTCTTTTCCGCCGAGCCGTTTGCAGAGGGACTTCTGGAGATGGGCCGCCATGCGGGCATCGATGAATTCATCCTCGTTCAATGGCTGGCTCCCTTGGCCAGCGAGAGTCCGGAGTTCATCGTCGCGATCCTCTTCGCGGCGCGCGGCAAGCCTCAGCTCGGCCTCGGCGCCCTCATCTCCTCCAAGATCAATCAGTGGACGCTCCTCGTCGGCATGCTCCCCATCGCGTACAGCGCCTCGATCGGCGCCCCCTCGGCCCTCCACCTCGACGACCGGCAGATCGCCGAGCTGACCGTCACCTCCGCCCAATCCTTCTTCGCGATGACGATCCTCGCCGATCTCTCGTTCGGGTTATGGGAGGCCGTCCTCGTTGCGGTCATTTTCCTCAGCCACCTCCCCTTCACCAGCGAGACCGGCCGATACATCTACGCGGGCGCGTACTTGCTCTTCAGCATGAACATGATCATCGCGAAATCGGAAAACCGGGCGGGGATCCGGGCGATGTGGAGCCACGCGCGTGAAACGTGGAGGTTGAAGTAG
- a CDS encoding M23 family metallopeptidase, whose product MTENPAGFPEKKTAKFGQVRTSTVLKLFIVFLAVTLSYLFTQKKSETRAVMSPATKGLSTRIDVAGIPTATVTGRVKPGSTLFQALVDKGLPRQEANNVVGEINKSYDVRRVKAGDEFRLVQTQDKSLIAFDYLADPLNVFYVERHEDGLVSGKREFRLESVESLIYGEVDQTVYQTILAMGESAQLASLFVNVFAWDFDFSTGTRKGDRFSVLVEKKYKDGRFFGYGKILSGKYESSFGTHTAVYYQSPEGIEGYYSPEGRSMRKAFLRSPLRYDYITSGFTSWRFHPVLRRGRPHYAIDYGARPGTPVWSVADGQVIYSGWKGPAGRTVIVRHANQYVTSYSHLSRMARGIRVGARVRQQQVIGYVGSSGLTTGPHLHYMLKIAGRYVNPQRVKFPPGIPVAQKYRREFDRQKEVYLARLEDAPKVATIARPPVPFQ is encoded by the coding sequence GTGACGGAGAATCCGGCTGGGTTTCCTGAGAAAAAGACTGCCAAATTCGGGCAAGTCCGCACAAGCACCGTTCTGAAGCTTTTCATCGTCTTTCTTGCCGTCACTCTTTCCTATCTTTTCACGCAGAAGAAGTCGGAAACCCGCGCGGTCATGAGTCCGGCCACCAAAGGGCTGTCTACGAGAATCGATGTGGCGGGAATTCCCACAGCCACGGTAACCGGTCGAGTCAAGCCCGGCTCCACACTTTTCCAGGCGCTGGTGGACAAGGGTCTTCCCCGGCAGGAAGCGAACAATGTCGTCGGTGAGATCAACAAGAGCTACGACGTGCGCCGCGTAAAAGCCGGCGATGAATTCCGGCTGGTGCAGACGCAGGACAAGAGTCTCATCGCGTTCGATTATCTCGCGGATCCATTGAATGTCTTCTATGTCGAACGGCATGAGGACGGGTTGGTTTCGGGCAAGCGGGAGTTCCGGTTGGAATCCGTGGAATCTCTCATCTATGGAGAGGTGGACCAAACGGTTTACCAGACGATCCTGGCCATGGGCGAAAGCGCGCAGTTGGCAAGCCTCTTCGTGAATGTTTTCGCGTGGGACTTCGACTTCAGCACGGGCACGAGAAAGGGAGACCGATTCTCCGTGCTCGTCGAGAAGAAATACAAAGACGGCCGGTTCTTCGGCTACGGCAAGATTCTGAGCGGCAAGTATGAGAGCAGTTTCGGCACCCACACGGCCGTCTACTACCAGTCACCGGAGGGCATCGAGGGTTATTACTCGCCCGAAGGTCGCTCCATGAGGAAGGCGTTCCTTCGATCCCCGCTCCGGTACGACTACATCACGTCCGGATTTACGAGTTGGCGGTTCCATCCGGTACTGCGCCGCGGCCGGCCCCACTATGCCATCGACTACGGCGCGAGGCCGGGCACGCCCGTGTGGAGCGTGGCCGACGGCCAGGTGATCTACTCCGGGTGGAAGGGCCCCGCCGGGCGGACGGTGATCGTCCGTCACGCCAATCAATATGTGACATCGTACAGCCATCTTTCCCGGATGGCGCGGGGCATCCGAGTGGGAGCGCGCGTGAGACAGCAGCAGGTTATCGGTTACGTCGGATCGAGCGGCCTCACCACCGGGCCCCATCTGCATTACATGCTGAAAATTGCCGGGCGATACGTGAATCCGCAGCGCGTCAAGTTTCCGCCCGGAATCCCCGTCGCCCAGAAGTATCGCAGGGAGTTCGACCGGCAAAAGGAAGTTTATCTCGCGAGACTCGAGGACGCCCCGAAGGTCGCGACGATCGCCCGCCCCCCGGTTCCCTTCCAGTAG
- a CDS encoding tetratricopeptide repeat protein, whose product MSSNIALPMNAMIKATFLAAVLLIAGSNREAGAAPTMDELVQQFEAQIDAWDVAAASSTLKTLDASATPEHQASLRSLRSILAFYSGDYRQARSLLDQARDPEQIKDGGFSLAEVIRKTEEAFRESPQTRFGHFEARYKPGVDVVLVGDLFAELEDAYRFFEKLLGFSPDAPIRVEVFSDYDAFRHATTLTEKDLEVSGAVGVCKFNKLMVLSPRLLLRGYRYLNTAVHEYVHFLVYHLTRNNAPVWLHEGIASYLEDLFDRERGSKNPGAIGPDAFRSRLQPSSETLLATAVQNNTLIPYSRMHPSLVKLDTREEVALAFAQVQVAVEFLMTRTEGKGLGRLLKALGEGKELSAALQQVVGLDLTSFELAVKESLLQRGLKAIPGMEAPSLTLKRDGSTGTDEDLEWREVEHKQAREFTRLGDLLKSRSQFPAAVIEYQKAREKESYSAIILNKLGQSQLLAGQPGDAIRTLEECRELYPDFSTTYYALGEAHLAGNDIEKAVTSYVEVTRINPFHTVAWQRLADLFAKTGRKDEAQRASEKLRILSAADRAPAADRGSSRPAKR is encoded by the coding sequence GTGTCTTCGAATATCGCGCTTCCCATGAACGCCATGATCAAGGCTACATTCCTCGCCGCGGTTCTACTCATCGCGGGTTCGAATCGCGAAGCGGGAGCCGCTCCCACCATGGACGAACTCGTCCAGCAGTTCGAGGCCCAGATCGATGCCTGGGACGTCGCGGCCGCATCGTCCACCCTCAAGACTCTGGATGCTTCCGCGACGCCGGAACATCAGGCCTCACTCCGAAGTCTAAGGTCCATCCTCGCGTTCTATTCCGGCGACTACCGGCAGGCTCGTTCCCTTCTCGATCAGGCGCGCGACCCGGAGCAGATCAAGGACGGAGGATTCTCCCTCGCCGAGGTCATCCGCAAGACGGAGGAGGCCTTTCGAGAATCGCCCCAGACCCGATTCGGACACTTTGAGGCACGATACAAACCGGGGGTGGACGTCGTTCTCGTGGGCGATCTTTTCGCCGAGTTGGAAGACGCCTATCGCTTCTTTGAAAAACTTCTCGGCTTCAGTCCCGACGCGCCGATCCGAGTCGAGGTGTTCTCGGACTACGACGCCTTCCGCCACGCCACCACGCTGACCGAAAAGGATCTCGAAGTCTCGGGAGCGGTTGGCGTATGCAAATTCAACAAGCTCATGGTGCTGAGTCCCCGGCTGCTCCTCCGTGGCTACCGATACCTCAACACCGCCGTGCACGAGTACGTGCATTTCCTCGTCTATCACCTCACCCGCAACAATGCGCCCGTCTGGCTGCACGAAGGCATCGCCTCGTATCTCGAAGACCTGTTCGATCGCGAGCGTGGATCGAAGAATCCGGGCGCCATCGGGCCGGATGCGTTCCGCTCGCGATTGCAACCTTCGAGCGAAACCCTGCTCGCCACCGCCGTCCAGAACAACACGCTGATCCCGTATTCCCGGATGCACCCCTCCCTCGTGAAATTGGATACGCGGGAGGAAGTGGCCCTCGCGTTCGCCCAAGTTCAGGTGGCCGTGGAATTTTTGATGACGCGCACCGAGGGCAAGGGGCTGGGTCGCCTCCTCAAGGCATTGGGCGAGGGAAAGGAACTCTCCGCAGCACTTCAGCAGGTGGTGGGCCTCGATCTAACTTCCTTTGAGCTGGCCGTGAAGGAATCGCTCTTGCAGCGTGGACTCAAGGCGATCCCCGGGATGGAAGCGCCCAGTCTCACACTCAAGAGGGACGGATCGACGGGGACGGACGAGGATCTCGAATGGCGGGAGGTGGAGCACAAGCAGGCACGGGAGTTCACCCGTTTGGGCGATCTGCTCAAGAGCCGGAGCCAGTTCCCCGCTGCCGTGATCGAATATCAAAAGGCGCGCGAAAAGGAATCCTACTCGGCCATCATTCTGAACAAGCTGGGGCAATCCCAGCTTCTCGCCGGTCAGCCGGGGGACGCCATTCGGACGCTGGAGGAATGCCGCGAGTTGTATCCCGACTTCTCGACGACCTACTACGCACTGGGCGAAGCCCATCTGGCCGGGAACGACATCGAGAAGGCGGTGACGAGCTACGTCGAAGTCACCCGGATCAACCCGTTCCATACGGTGGCGTGGCAGCGGTTGGCGGATCTGTTCGCCAAGACGGGCCGGAAGGACGAGGCACAACGCGCATCTGAGAAGCTTCGTATCTTATCCGCTGCGGATCGCGCGCCCGCCGCGGATCGTGGTTCCTCGAGGCCGGCCAAGCGTTGA
- a CDS encoding MoxR family ATPase: MPAEGSVRPEASSPSAADSEELVGRLRQKKDRILAEVEKVILGQREVMDLLLTAVFSRGHSLFVGVPGLAKTLMVNTLAQVMDLRFQRIQFTPDLMPSDITGTEVLEEDVTVGKRVFRFIRGPIFTNILLADEINRTPPKTQAALLQAMQEFKVTAGGETYPIEQPFLVFATQNPIEQEGTYPLPEAQLDRFMLHIDVLYPSTETEMEIVKATTGQSAPELQKVISLPEVLDLQNLVRRVPVPDHTVEYAVRLVAHTRPDGKINRGNGKHEMRSLSYVNEWVSWGASPRASQYLIVGAKARALLDGRPYAAIEDVRALAMPVLKHRIILNFKAEAEGVRSETLIQRILDEVKS; encoded by the coding sequence ATGCCCGCTGAAGGTTCAGTCCGCCCGGAGGCGTCGAGTCCATCGGCCGCCGATTCCGAGGAATTGGTAGGCCGGCTCCGGCAGAAGAAAGACCGAATTCTGGCGGAGGTGGAAAAAGTCATTCTCGGCCAGCGGGAAGTGATGGATCTCCTGCTCACGGCGGTTTTCTCACGCGGTCATTCCTTGTTCGTCGGCGTGCCCGGTCTGGCGAAAACGCTCATGGTCAATACGCTCGCCCAAGTCATGGATCTCCGGTTTCAGCGCATTCAATTCACGCCGGACCTCATGCCCTCCGACATCACCGGCACGGAGGTCCTGGAGGAGGACGTGACGGTGGGAAAACGGGTATTCCGCTTCATCCGCGGCCCCATCTTCACGAACATTCTGCTCGCGGACGAGATCAACCGCACCCCCCCCAAAACCCAGGCCGCGCTCCTTCAAGCCATGCAGGAGTTCAAAGTCACGGCCGGTGGAGAAACGTATCCCATCGAACAGCCGTTCCTGGTGTTCGCCACCCAGAATCCCATCGAGCAGGAAGGCACGTACCCTCTGCCTGAAGCCCAGCTCGACCGCTTCATGCTCCACATCGACGTGCTCTATCCCTCCACGGAAACCGAGATGGAAATCGTGAAAGCCACAACCGGTCAGAGTGCGCCGGAGCTGCAGAAAGTGATCAGCCTGCCCGAAGTCCTGGATCTCCAGAACCTGGTCCGGCGGGTGCCGGTGCCGGATCACACGGTGGAATATGCCGTGCGGCTGGTGGCTCACACACGGCCGGACGGCAAGATCAACCGGGGGAATGGGAAGCACGAGATGCGGTCTCTCAGCTATGTGAACGAATGGGTCAGTTGGGGCGCCAGTCCCCGCGCCAGTCAGTACCTCATCGTGGGCGCCAAGGCACGGGCACTCCTCGATGGCCGCCCGTATGCGGCGATCGAGGACGTGCGAGCACTCGCCATGCCGGTGCTCAAGCACCGCATCATTTTGAACTTCAAGGCGGAAGCCGAAGGGGTTCGAAGCGAGACGCTCATCCAGAGAATTCTGGATGAGGTGAAGAGCTAG
- a CDS encoding tRNA uridine-5-carboxymethylaminomethyl(34) synthesis enzyme MnmG, with product MAYDVIVVGAGHAGCEAALAAARMDCSTLLVTLSREAIARMSCNPSIGGIGKGHLVKEIDALGGEMGRNTDKAGIQFRRLNMSKGPAVRGTRAQCDRGLYHLFMRRTIESQPGLTVVETSAEGFLLRATSHEPRATICGIRCSNGAEYEAKAVVVTTGTFLSGLIHVGMKNWSAGRWNEPPSMGLSAALARAGYRLGRFKTGTPPRIDARTIDFSRLEVQAGDEPPPPFSLATERIEQPQVPCWITSTHGGTHDIIRRNLDVSPLYRGIIQGLGPRYCPSIEDKIHKFPDRTRHQIFLEPEGYDTFFPAESQSGISNLKSEIPGSSSSQISNLKSEIPLIYPNGISTSLPEEVQREFVHTIPGLEEARLARPGYAIEYDYVDPTQLWPTLQGKLTEGLFLAGQINGTTGYEEAGALGLVAGINAALKAQALQSWVPRRDQSYIGVLVDDLVTKGTNEPYRMFTSRAENRLALRESNADLRLRETGHRLGLVSNEEFAGYQEKVRGIEFGLAALRETRVTPSADVNNRLRSQGWPPIDKVTTLEELLRRPEVTLDRLLAFFSEFSPASHLSPPASHLEIELRTKYDGYLRRESQLNEQARAWESHPIPEAFGFRGLNGLSREMVEKLDRVRPRTLAQASRIPGVTPAAVAVLMVHLKRFPIEAKPL from the coding sequence ATGGCTTACGATGTGATCGTTGTTGGGGCCGGGCACGCCGGGTGCGAAGCCGCGCTTGCGGCGGCGCGAATGGACTGCTCCACGCTGCTGGTAACGCTCTCGCGGGAGGCCATCGCCCGGATGAGCTGCAACCCGTCCATCGGCGGAATCGGAAAAGGCCACCTCGTGAAGGAAATCGACGCGTTGGGCGGCGAGATGGGCCGGAACACGGACAAGGCCGGGATTCAGTTCCGGCGGCTCAACATGAGCAAAGGCCCCGCCGTTCGCGGCACCCGCGCGCAGTGCGACCGCGGTCTCTATCACCTCTTCATGCGCCGGACGATCGAATCCCAGCCCGGGCTGACCGTGGTCGAGACTTCCGCCGAAGGTTTCCTCTTGCGAGCCACGAGCCACGAGCCACGGGCCACGATATGCGGAATCCGCTGCTCCAACGGCGCCGAGTACGAGGCAAAAGCCGTCGTCGTCACGACCGGTACTTTCCTTTCGGGACTCATTCACGTCGGCATGAAAAACTGGTCGGCGGGGCGATGGAACGAGCCCCCTTCAATGGGTCTCTCGGCCGCTCTCGCACGGGCGGGCTATCGCCTCGGCCGATTCAAGACGGGCACCCCCCCGAGGATCGACGCCCGGACGATCGATTTTTCCCGGCTGGAGGTTCAGGCGGGTGACGAACCACCGCCGCCGTTTTCACTCGCCACCGAGCGCATTGAGCAGCCTCAAGTGCCGTGCTGGATCACCTCCACTCACGGCGGCACGCACGACATCATCCGGCGCAATCTGGACGTGTCGCCGTTGTATCGCGGCATCATCCAGGGGCTCGGCCCCCGATACTGCCCCTCCATCGAAGACAAAATCCACAAGTTTCCCGATCGGACCCGTCACCAGATCTTTCTCGAGCCCGAGGGCTACGACACATTCTTCCCCGCCGAATCCCAATCCGGAATTTCAAATCTGAAATCCGAAATTCCCGGTTCGTCTTCATCTCAAATCTCAAATCTCAAATCTGAAATCCCCTTGATCTATCCGAACGGCATATCCACGAGTTTGCCGGAAGAGGTGCAGCGGGAGTTCGTCCACACGATCCCCGGACTCGAAGAGGCGAGACTGGCCCGTCCCGGCTACGCCATCGAATACGACTACGTCGATCCCACCCAGCTCTGGCCGACACTCCAGGGCAAACTCACGGAAGGGCTGTTCCTGGCGGGCCAGATCAACGGCACCACGGGATATGAAGAGGCGGGAGCGCTCGGCCTCGTCGCCGGCATCAATGCCGCGCTCAAGGCGCAGGCGCTCCAATCGTGGGTACCTCGTCGGGACCAGTCGTACATCGGCGTGCTCGTGGACGATCTCGTCACCAAGGGAACGAACGAACCTTATAGGATGTTCACCTCCCGCGCCGAGAACCGTCTGGCCCTCAGAGAATCCAACGCCGACCTCCGTCTCCGCGAAACCGGCCATCGGCTCGGACTCGTTTCGAACGAGGAATTCGCCGGCTATCAGGAGAAGGTCCGGGGAATCGAATTCGGCCTGGCCGCCTTGCGCGAAACGCGGGTTACACCGTCGGCCGATGTCAACAACCGCCTTCGCTCCCAAGGGTGGCCGCCCATCGACAAAGTGACCACACTCGAAGAACTCCTCCGCCGCCCCGAAGTGACTCTGGATCGGCTGTTGGCCTTCTTCTCTGAGTTTTCTCCCGCCTCCCACCTCTCACCTCCCGCCTCCCACCTTGAAATCGAACTCCGGACGAAATACGACGGCTACCTTCGCCGTGAATCCCAGCTTAATGAACAGGCCCGCGCGTGGGAATCCCATCCCATCCCCGAGGCATTCGGCTTCCGCGGACTGAATGGGCTTTCGCGCGAAATGGTCGAAAAACTCGACCGGGTCCGGCCCCGCACGCTCGCCCAGGCCTCGCGCATACCGGGTGTCACCCCCGCCGCGGTTGCGGTCCTCATGGTCCACCTCAAACGTTTCCCTATCGAGGCCAAGCCTCTATAG